A single window of Acetohalobium arabaticum DSM 5501 DNA harbors:
- the ytaF gene encoding sporulation membrane protein YtaF, giving the protein MQIIPILLLALAISLDGLAVGITYGMRKIKLPLLSLIIISLTSAISVLISMLFGHLITNFLSVKVTEVLGGSILILIGLWILYQAVRQLLIEQTMNADISVNNNSISDQPLFDFKIKSLGIVIKILKEPTRADFDYSGTISKQEAVFLGFALALDGFGAGIGAAMTGFAPLLTASIAGVVIFGCLFLGLYLGDKYNLKEADSRITLLPGLLLIILGAVKLFK; this is encoded by the coding sequence GTGCAGATAATTCCAATTTTACTACTGGCTTTAGCTATTAGTTTAGATGGTCTGGCAGTAGGAATTACTTATGGTATGCGCAAAATTAAATTACCTCTTCTATCGTTGATTATTATTAGCTTAACTTCAGCTATTTCAGTTTTGATTTCGATGTTATTTGGCCATTTAATAACTAACTTTTTATCGGTTAAAGTAACTGAAGTTTTAGGTGGAAGTATCTTAATCTTAATTGGGTTATGGATTCTATATCAAGCAGTAAGACAGTTATTAATTGAACAGACAATGAATGCAGATATTTCGGTTAATAATAATTCGATTTCTGACCAGCCTTTATTTGATTTTAAAATCAAATCTTTGGGAATAGTAATTAAGATATTAAAGGAACCTACAAGAGCCGATTTTGATTATTCAGGAACCATTAGTAAACAGGAAGCGGTCTTTTTAGGTTTTGCGTTAGCTTTAGACGGCTTTGGAGCCGGAATAGGGGCTGCTATGACCGGGTTTGCTCCGTTGCTTACAGCTTCTATAGCTGGAGTTGTAATCTTTGGCTGTCTTTTTTTGGGGCTTTATTTGGGAGATAAATATAATTTAAAAGAGGCCGATTCTAGAATTACTCTGCTGCCGGGACTATTATTAATTATATTAGGAGCAGTCAAATTATTTAAATAA
- a CDS encoding RNA-guided endonuclease InsQ/TnpB family protein, translating to MKLAKYFIHKPNQIQQVVLGCLAYASARLYNIGNYQRKNWSKDSDEDYPDWYKQKKQLKDNFWYKNLPSQTAQETLKILSDNWDSFYQSMEDYQDNPDKYNGNPNPPNYKSKDSKFNFRYLNNGFKIIDGKLRLSIPKQLKKYLKEEYSITNKFLWIRVPNELLSSNRDILNSTTRIEFKPLSDDTYKVILTYKVDTPTIKEDNGNYLSIDLGINNLMTCYSNQNQESFIIDGGQYLAINRYFDKQIKHYQSILNGQGKKTSKRIQQLYKKRRKQLFHLIHSATKKVVNYCIENNISRVIVGNIKNIRDDADLGKQTNQKLHKLPFDIIYHQLEYKLHLQGITLIKKSEKYTSQCSPYSKKVTKKYGNKSNRIKRGLYVDEDNNQAFNADSVGAFNILRKYLQQRRKGKDITLQVKGLSNPVIFNWNNHQFAA from the coding sequence TTGAAGTTAGCTAAATATTTTATTCATAAACCTAATCAAATCCAACAAGTTGTATTAGGTTGTTTAGCCTATGCTAGTGCCAGATTATATAATATCGGCAATTATCAACGTAAAAACTGGTCTAAAGATAGTGATGAAGATTATCCTGATTGGTATAAACAAAAAAAGCAATTAAAAGATAACTTTTGGTATAAAAACTTACCCTCCCAGACAGCACAGGAAACACTTAAAATTTTATCTGATAACTGGGATAGTTTTTATCAAAGTATGGAGGATTATCAAGATAATCCTGATAAATATAACGGCAACCCTAATCCACCTAACTATAAATCTAAAGATAGTAAATTTAACTTCCGTTATCTTAATAATGGTTTTAAAATTATTGATGGTAAGTTAAGATTATCTATCCCTAAACAATTAAAAAAGTATTTAAAAGAGGAATACTCTATTACTAACAAATTCTTATGGATAAGAGTGCCTAATGAGCTGTTATCCAGTAATAGAGATATCCTTAACTCAACTACTAGAATTGAGTTTAAACCTTTAAGTGATGATACTTATAAGGTAATCTTAACTTATAAAGTAGATACACCAACTATTAAAGAAGATAACGGTAATTATTTAAGTATTGATCTAGGCATTAATAATTTAATGACCTGTTACAGCAATCAAAATCAGGAGAGCTTTATTATTGATGGCGGACAGTATTTAGCTATTAATCGTTACTTCGACAAACAGATTAAACATTATCAATCTATTTTGAATGGTCAAGGTAAAAAGACTTCTAAACGTATCCAACAATTATATAAGAAACGACGCAAGCAGCTGTTTCATTTAATCCATAGTGCTACTAAAAAAGTAGTTAATTACTGTATTGAAAATAATATATCTAGAGTAATCGTTGGTAATATAAAAAATATTCGTGATGATGCTGATCTAGGTAAACAGACTAATCAAAAACTACATAAACTACCTTTTGATATTATCTATCACCAACTAGAGTATAAACTTCATTTACAAGGGATTACCTTAATTAAGAAGAGTGAGAAATATACCAGCCAATGCAGCCCTTACAGTAAAAAAGTAACTAAGAAATATGGTAATAAATCTAATCGTATTAAGCGAGGTTTATATGTAGATGAAGATAACAATCAAGCTTTTAATGCCGATAGTGTGGGTGCATTTAATATCTTACGCAAATATTTACAGCAGCGACGTAAAGGTAAAGATATTACTCTGCAGGTTAAAGGCTTATCAAATCCAGTTATATTTAACTGGAATAATCATCAATTTGCAGCTTAA
- a CDS encoding lytic transglycosylase domain-containing protein, translating into MVIGPKELKIILIILLCLIISAVVIINFKNILKIFYPLYYEDLIFKYAEKNNLDPYLVAAVIRVESKFNSEATSRQGARGLMQIMPETGEWIADQLKIDDFDTDDLYDPEVNISFGSWYLAHLKRFFDGNLTVVIAAYNGGQGNVNKWLELKEWTGKEKDSKQIPFPETRDYVEKVLNTYQWYHKIYRPETR; encoded by the coding sequence TTGGTTATTGGTCCTAAAGAGTTAAAGATTATATTAATAATTCTTCTCTGTTTAATTATCAGTGCAGTAGTGATTATCAATTTTAAAAATATATTAAAAATCTTTTATCCTCTTTATTATGAAGATTTAATCTTTAAGTATGCAGAGAAGAATAATCTTGATCCTTATTTAGTAGCAGCAGTAATTAGGGTAGAGAGTAAATTTAATTCAGAGGCTACTTCTCGGCAGGGAGCAAGAGGTTTAATGCAGATTATGCCTGAGACTGGTGAATGGATAGCTGATCAGCTAAAAATTGATGATTTTGATACTGATGATCTCTATGATCCTGAGGTTAATATCTCTTTTGGAAGCTGGTACTTGGCCCATTTGAAGAGATTCTTTGATGGTAATCTTACAGTAGTAATTGCTGCCTACAATGGGGGACAGGGTAATGTCAATAAATGGTTAGAACTAAAAGAGTGGACAGGTAAGGAGAAGGATTCTAAGCAGATACCTTTTCCTGAAACTAGAGATTATGTTGAAAAAGTTCTTAATACCTATCAATGGTATCATAAGATCTACCGGCCAGAGACTCGGTAG
- the pylSn gene encoding pyrrolysine--tRNA(Pyl) ligase small subunit yields the protein MAQYTFRKKQDLFSLLKEMKLWPSRSGLLHGIKSIDTLGNYARLTLYCGQEITVKNSKNSRAARWLRNTMMIEPCTECEVPDWKIEKYSNTTFK from the coding sequence ATGGCTCAGTATACTTTTAGAAAAAAGCAGGATTTATTTTCTTTATTAAAAGAGATGAAACTGTGGCCTTCTCGTTCGGGACTTTTACATGGGATTAAATCGATAGATACTTTAGGCAATTATGCACGCCTTACTTTATATTGTGGTCAAGAGATTACAGTAAAGAATTCTAAAAACAGTCGGGCAGCTCGCTGGCTGCGTAATACAATGATGATTGAACCCTGTACAGAATGTGAAGTGCCTGATTGGAAGATAGAGAAATATTCTAATACTACTTTTAAATAA
- the coaE gene encoding dephospho-CoA kinase (Dephospho-CoA kinase (CoaE) performs the final step in coenzyme A biosynthesis.), translated as MLIGLTGGIASGKSTVSNILKDIGIPVIDADLIAREVVKPGKPAWQKIVNTFGNEVLLPNQQLDREKLSQIIFENSKAKEKLDQITHPEIIREIKKRIDSLQTQGEEVIVADIPLLIETGMVEFFDEIWVVYVSRQTQLKRLINRDEIDYQTAVNKIEAQMPLEEKKEYADRLIVNEGDKGDLEDTIISIWREINAEKNCTNCP; from the coding sequence ATGTTGATAGGATTAACTGGAGGAATTGCCAGCGGTAAAAGTACTGTCAGTAATATACTTAAAGATATAGGTATTCCAGTTATTGATGCTGATCTGATTGCTAGGGAAGTGGTTAAGCCGGGCAAGCCGGCCTGGCAGAAAATAGTTAATACATTTGGTAATGAAGTATTATTACCTAATCAACAGCTTGATAGAGAAAAATTAAGCCAGATTATATTTGAGAATTCTAAAGCTAAAGAGAAACTAGATCAGATTACTCATCCGGAGATAATCAGAGAAATTAAAAAGCGGATTGATAGTCTGCAGACCCAGGGAGAAGAGGTGATTGTTGCTGATATTCCTTTATTGATTGAAACAGGGATGGTTGAGTTCTTTGATGAAATTTGGGTAGTATATGTTAGCCGCCAAACTCAGTTAAAAAGATTAATAAATAGAGATGAGATTGATTACCAGACAGCAGTTAATAAGATAGAAGCCCAGATGCCGTTGGAAGAGAAGAAAGAGTATGCTGACCGTTTAATAGTTAATGAAGGAGATAAAGGGGATTTAGAGGATACAATAATATCTATCTGGAGGGAAATCAATGCCGAAAAGAATTGCACTAATTGCCCATGA
- the selD gene encoding selenide, water dikinase SelD: MGPETLSQVLRSVPTVTNERELVGLSTSDDASVIKLNEKQALIQSLDFFTPVVEDPYLFGQIAAANALSDIYAMGGEPLSAMNIVGFPPELDTEILEKILQGGADKVKEAGAILAGGHTIEDEETKYGLSASGLVAPADMVSNAGAEPGDKLVLTKPLGIGIAVTAINGGLSPGGENSPAIQEMLTLNKDAAEVMQKIGVNAATDVTGFGLLGHLWELVSASGVQAVVNFSTIPLLSEVIEWAEMGLVPGGAYSNQEYINEHIDFTAGFEEAKQNVLFDPQTSGGLLISVTADKADKLEIALQKKGVTSAIIGRIESGEAAIKVKE; this comes from the coding sequence ATAGGTCCTGAGACCTTATCGCAAGTTTTGCGATCAGTTCCTACTGTTACTAATGAACGGGAATTAGTTGGATTAAGTACTTCTGATGATGCTTCGGTAATTAAGTTAAATGAAAAGCAAGCTTTGATCCAATCACTGGATTTTTTTACTCCAGTAGTCGAGGATCCCTATTTATTTGGTCAGATAGCGGCTGCCAATGCTTTAAGTGATATCTATGCTATGGGCGGTGAGCCGTTGAGTGCCATGAATATTGTTGGTTTTCCTCCTGAACTCGATACTGAGATTTTAGAAAAGATTCTCCAGGGAGGAGCAGATAAAGTAAAAGAAGCAGGGGCAATTTTAGCTGGCGGCCATACTATTGAGGATGAAGAGACTAAATATGGTCTTTCTGCCAGTGGCTTAGTGGCTCCAGCAGATATGGTATCAAATGCGGGAGCTGAGCCGGGAGATAAGCTGGTACTAACTAAACCGCTTGGAATCGGAATTGCTGTGACTGCTATTAACGGAGGTTTAAGTCCTGGAGGTGAAAATAGTCCGGCTATTCAGGAAATGTTAACTCTGAATAAAGATGCAGCCGAAGTTATGCAGAAAATAGGAGTTAATGCTGCTACTGATGTAACAGGTTTTGGTTTATTAGGCCATCTTTGGGAGTTAGTATCGGCCAGTGGAGTACAGGCTGTAGTTAACTTTTCAACCATTCCATTACTGTCTGAAGTAATAGAATGGGCTGAGATGGGCTTAGTACCTGGCGGTGCTTATAGTAATCAGGAGTATATTAATGAACATATAGACTTTACAGCTGGATTTGAAGAAGCGAAGCAGAATGTATTATTTGATCCTCAGACTTCCGGCGGGCTTTTAATTTCGGTTACTGCTGACAAGGCTGATAAATTAGAAATTGCTTTACAGAAGAAAGGAGTAACTTCTGCTATTATTGGGCGGATTGAGTCTGGAGAAGCTGCAATTAAGGTGAAAGAATAA
- a CDS encoding corrinoid protein, whose translation MSQFDDIAEAVIDGDEERVEELTQNLVDEGEEPSEIIKEGLVAGMDVVGDRFKAEEMFVPQVLIAAEAMAKGMDIVKPLLADDDTSSEGLVLMATVEDDLHDIGKNLASMLLEGSGFNVIDLGTDIPPEEFVEGVKEHEPDIVGMSSLLTTTMPNMESTIEALEEAGIRDEVKIMVGGAPVSQEFADEIGADAYAPDGSTASDLAKEIID comes from the coding sequence ATGAGTCAATTTGACGATATTGCAGAAGCTGTAATTGATGGAGATGAGGAAAGAGTAGAAGAATTAACACAGAATCTGGTTGATGAAGGTGAAGAGCCTAGTGAGATTATTAAGGAAGGATTAGTTGCCGGTATGGATGTAGTGGGGGATAGATTTAAAGCAGAAGAGATGTTTGTTCCGCAGGTATTGATTGCGGCAGAAGCTATGGCGAAAGGAATGGATATAGTAAAGCCTCTTTTAGCTGATGATGATACTAGTTCTGAAGGGCTTGTACTAATGGCTACAGTAGAGGATGACTTACATGATATAGGTAAGAACTTAGCTTCTATGTTACTGGAAGGTTCTGGGTTTAATGTAATAGATTTAGGAACCGATATTCCGCCAGAAGAATTTGTAGAAGGAGTAAAAGAGCATGAACCTGATATTGTAGGAATGTCTTCTTTATTAACTACTACAATGCCTAATATGGAGAGTACAATTGAAGCATTAGAGGAAGCCGGAATCAGAGATGAAGTTAAAATAATGGTAGGAGGCGCTCCAGTAAGTCAGGAGTTTGCTGATGAAATAGGAGCAGACGCATATGCTCCTGATGGAAGTACTGCTTCTGATTTGGCTAAAGAAATTATTGATTAA
- a CDS encoding cation diffusion facilitator family transporter, translating into MAVNSRYEVSQKISIITLISNLVLAGGKILIGLCFHSQGLFADGLHSASDVISTVIVMVGNTISKEPPDEEHPYGHGKAESIATKLLGIFLIIGGLGILKETVTLIINDRIKVPGNLVLWAALGSIIMKEVMYQYTYRIGQKVNNQALVADAIHHRTDAFSSVAALVGAGGAKLGYPILDPIAGLVVALCILKTGIDIFQEAANELMDAAPEQEVFDKILEIINSIDNVIEVKNLKIRSHGPDYFIDVKVIVDNQLSVIEGHEIAVQVRDEIQQWNDNIQEVLVHIDPEGAKEEYTQ; encoded by the coding sequence GTGGCAGTAAATTCAAGATATGAAGTCAGTCAGAAGATAAGTATTATTACTTTAATAAGTAATCTGGTTCTGGCCGGTGGAAAAATATTGATTGGACTCTGTTTTCATAGTCAGGGTCTATTTGCCGATGGTTTACATTCCGCGTCCGATGTAATTTCGACAGTGATAGTAATGGTGGGAAATACAATTTCCAAAGAGCCGCCTGATGAAGAGCATCCTTACGGTCACGGAAAGGCAGAATCGATTGCAACTAAGCTGCTGGGGATCTTTTTAATTATAGGTGGTCTTGGGATTTTAAAGGAAACTGTTACGTTAATTATTAACGATCGAATTAAGGTTCCAGGTAATTTAGTTCTATGGGCAGCACTGGGCTCCATAATAATGAAGGAGGTAATGTATCAATATACATACCGCATCGGTCAGAAAGTTAATAACCAGGCTTTGGTTGCTGATGCTATTCATCACCGCACCGATGCCTTCTCTTCTGTTGCAGCTTTAGTCGGGGCCGGGGGAGCAAAACTTGGCTATCCCATTCTGGATCCGATTGCTGGTTTAGTAGTAGCTTTATGCATCTTAAAAACAGGAATAGATATCTTTCAGGAGGCAGCTAATGAATTAATGGATGCGGCTCCTGAGCAGGAAGTGTTTGATAAAATTCTGGAGATTATTAATTCAATTGATAATGTAATCGAGGTTAAGAATCTAAAGATCAGAAGCCACGGGCCGGATTATTTTATAGATGTGAAAGTAATTGTTGATAATCAATTATCAGTAATCGAAGGCCATGAGATAGCTGTTCAGGTAAGGGATGAGATTCAGCAGTGGAATGATAATATTCAAGAGGTTCTGGTTCATATTGATCCGGAAGGAGCTAAAGAAGAATATACTCAATAG
- the yedF gene encoding sulfurtransferase-like selenium metabolism protein YedF: MIKVDARGLDCPQPVIKTKDAINKGEKVETLVDNKTACKNLQKLGDKMNCNVEVMEVDDDFQLTFIPEEELVTSSTTSEELDDTGDSGGKVYFISSDVVGEGDQELGEILIKGFTYTLTEIAPKPKAIVFMNDGVKLPTLNDEVIDNLKILEEAGIEIISCGTCLDYYGLKDELAVGEVSNMYTIVETLNNNPVVTV, encoded by the coding sequence ATGATCAAAGTTGATGCTCGAGGTTTAGACTGTCCTCAGCCAGTAATTAAGACAAAAGATGCTATAAACAAAGGAGAAAAGGTTGAAACATTGGTCGATAATAAAACAGCCTGTAAAAATTTACAGAAGTTAGGCGATAAGATGAATTGTAATGTTGAAGTGATGGAAGTGGATGATGATTTTCAATTAACCTTTATACCGGAAGAAGAACTTGTTACCTCCTCGACTACTTCCGAAGAATTAGATGATACCGGTGATAGTGGAGGGAAGGTTTACTTTATCAGCTCTGATGTAGTAGGAGAAGGAGACCAAGAATTAGGTGAAATCTTAATTAAAGGCTTTACTTATACGTTAACTGAAATAGCTCCTAAACCTAAAGCAATAGTCTTTATGAATGATGGAGTTAAGTTACCTACATTGAATGATGAAGTAATAGATAATCTGAAAATATTAGAGGAAGCAGGGATAGAGATTATATCCTGTGGAACCTGTCTGGATTATTATGGTTTAAAGGATGAATTAGCTGTAGGAGAAGTTTCAAATATGTATACTATTGTTGAAACGTTAAATAATAATCCAGTAGTAACAGTCTAA
- the mgsA gene encoding methylglyoxal synthase — MPKRIALIAHDEKKDDLIQFARDYQSTLSRFDLIATGTTGKLINERTELEVTRMQSGPLGGDQQIGAEVAHDRLDGIIFLRDPLTAQPHEPDVSALLRVCDVHDIPISTNLATAIMVVTYLEADFD, encoded by the coding sequence ATGCCGAAAAGAATTGCACTAATTGCCCATGATGAGAAGAAGGATGATTTAATTCAATTTGCCAGGGATTATCAATCAACATTGAGCCGATTTGATTTAATTGCTACCGGTACTACTGGTAAATTAATTAATGAAAGGACTGAACTTGAAGTAACTAGAATGCAGTCTGGACCGTTAGGCGGTGACCAACAGATCGGTGCTGAGGTAGCCCATGACCGCTTGGATGGTATTATTTTTCTGCGTGATCCGCTGACAGCCCAGCCTCATGAACCTGATGTTAGTGCGCTGCTTAGAGTCTGTGATGTGCATGATATTCCCATATCTACTAATTTAGCAACTGCTATTATGGTTGTAACTTATTTAGAAGCTGACTTTGATTAA
- a CDS encoding UTRA domain-containing protein, which yields MSLEEMTKKEQIINFARNDPFLKISDIAEHVQTTPRYVRTILSEADISLMKLREKYARNMEERLQVKDGNSQKAEIRLTNQQGDMETGNIRFNQITEQEFDELQKIDSEQELYKVSQRQLVNGEPFGLQEVITYLDSEVIEEKNQDLNSLYELFGEDSLSKLKFKNNVMQVETANQFLAKLLDIDRDAPIIKSQRLILIGKMSVAIENCFFDANEVELVVPGEFVI from the coding sequence ATGAGTTTAGAAGAAATGACAAAGAAAGAACAGATAATTAATTTTGCTAGGAATGATCCTTTCTTGAAGATCAGTGATATTGCTGAACATGTTCAGACAACTCCTCGTTATGTCAGAACTATTCTTTCCGAGGCTGATATTTCACTAATGAAGTTAAGAGAAAAGTATGCCCGGAATATGGAAGAGCGATTACAGGTAAAGGATGGTAATTCCCAGAAGGCAGAGATTAGATTGACTAATCAACAGGGTGATATGGAGACGGGAAATATTAGATTTAATCAGATTACTGAACAGGAATTTGATGAACTGCAGAAGATTGATTCTGAACAAGAATTATATAAAGTATCACAGAGACAATTGGTAAATGGAGAGCCCTTTGGCCTTCAGGAAGTAATTACATATTTAGACTCAGAAGTGATAGAAGAGAAGAACCAGGATTTAAATTCATTATATGAGTTATTTGGAGAAGATTCACTCAGCAAATTAAAGTTTAAGAATAATGTTATGCAGGTGGAAACGGCTAATCAGTTTTTAGCGAAGTTATTGGATATTGATAGAGATGCTCCAATTATTAAGAGTCAGCGCTTGATTTTAATCGGTAAGATGTCGGTTGCTATTGAAAACTGCTTTTTTGATGCTAATGAGGTTGAATTAGTGGTTCCAGGGGAATTTGTTATTTAA